A section of the Lepus europaeus isolate LE1 chromosome 10, mLepTim1.pri, whole genome shotgun sequence genome encodes:
- the ACTR6 gene encoding LOW QUALITY PROTEIN: actin-related protein 6 (The sequence of the model RefSeq protein was modified relative to this genomic sequence to represent the inferred CDS: inserted 1 base in 1 codon; deleted 1 base in 1 codon), protein MTTLVLDNGAYNAKIGYSHENVSVIPNCQFRSKTARLKTFTANQIDEIKDPSGLFYILPFQKGYLVNWDVQRQVWDYLFGKEMYQVDFLDTNIIITEPYFNFTSIQESMNEILFEEYQFQAVLRVNAGALSAHRYFRDNPSELCCIIVDSGYSFTHIVPYCRSKKKKEAIIRINVGGKLLTNHLKEIISYRQLHVMDETHVINQVKEDVCYVSQDFYKDMDIAKLKGEENIVMIDYVLPDFSTIKKGFCKPREEMVLSGKYKSGEQILRLANERFAVPEIXFNPSDIGIQEMGIPEAIVYSIQNLPEEMQPHFFKNIVLTGGNSLFPGFRDRVYSEVRCLTPTDYDVSVVLPENPITYAWEGGKLISENDDFEDMVVTREDYEENGHSICEEKFDI, encoded by the exons ATGACCACGTTGGTGCTTGACAACGGAGCTTACAACGCCAAAATCGGTTACAGCCATGAAAATGTCTC agttATTCCTAACTGTCAGTTCAGGTCCAAAACAGCACGTCTTAAAACTTTTACTGCGAACCAGATAGATGAAATAAAGGACCCTTCTGGACTGTTTTACATCCTTCCTTTTCAAAAG ggCTACTTGGTGAATTGGGATGTTCAAAGACAAGTTTGGGATTACCTTTTTGGGAAAGAAATGTATCAG GTTGATTTTTTAGATACTAACATTATTATCACAGAACCATATTTTAACTTCACTTCAATTCAAGAATCAATGAATGAAATTCTATTTGAAGAATACCAGTTTCAAGCAGTATTGAGAGTAAATG CTGGGGCTCTCAGTGCACATAGGTATTTCCGAGATAATCCTTCTGAATTATGCTGCATCATTGTAGATAGTGGATACTCCTTTACACACATAGTTCCTTATTgtagaagtaaaaagaaaaaagaagcaattaTTCG GATAAATGTGGGAGGAAAACTCTTAACCAATCATCTAAAGGAGATCATATCTTACAG gCAGCTTCATGTTATGGATGAAACACATGTGATTAACCAAGTGAAAGAAGATGTATGCTATGTCTCTCAGGATTTTTACAAAGACATGGACATTGCAAA attgaaaggagaagaaaatataGTAATGATCGATTATGTTTTGCCTGACTTCAGTACAATTAAAAAGGGCTTTTGTAAG ccAAGGGAGGAGATGGTATTGAGTGGAAAATATAAATCT GGAGAACAAATTCTTCGTTTGGCCAATGAGCGATTTGCTGTTCCAGAAA CTTTTAATCCTTCCGATATAGGCATTCAAGAAATGGGAATTCCAGAAGCTATTGTCTATTCAATTCAGAACTTACCTGAAG aaatgcagcCACATTTTTTTAAGAACATTGTTTTGACAGGAGGAAATTCCCTTTTCCCTGGATTTAGGGATCGGGTTTACTCAGAAGTTCGATGTCTCACTCCAACTGATTATGATGTTTCTGTTGTGCTACCTGAAAA TCCTATTACTTATGCTTGGGAAGGTGGAAAATTGATATCAGAGAACGATGATTTTGAAGATATGGTGGTAACAAGAGAAGACTATGAAGAAAATGGACACAGTATCTGTGAAGAGAAATTTGATATATAA